One window from the genome of Trabulsiella odontotermitis encodes:
- the pckA gene encoding phosphoenolpyruvate carboxykinase (ATP), translated as MRVKGLTPQDLKAYGINDVHDIVYNPDYDTLYQEELNPNLEGYERGVLTNLGAIAVDTGIFTGRSPKDKYIVRDETTRDTVWWSDKGKGKNDNKPLSPETWKHLKGLVTHQLSGKRLFVVDAYCGANEDTRLSVRFITEVAWQAHFVKNMFIRPTDDDLATFKPDFIVMNGAKCTNPQWKEQGLNSENFVAFNLTERIQLIGGTWYGGEMKKGMFSIMNYLLPLKGIASMHCSANVGEKGDVAVFFGLSGTGKTTLSTDPKRRLIGDDEHGWDDDGVFNFEGGCYAKTIRLSEEAEPDIFHAIRRDALLENVTVLADGAIDFDDASKTENTRVSYPIYHIENIVKPVSKAGHATKVIFLTADAFGVLPPVSRLTDDQTQYHFLSGFTAKLAGTERGVTEPTPTFSACFGAAFLSLHPTQYAEVLVKRMKASGAKAYLVNTGWNGTGKRISIKDTRAIIDAILDGSLDNAETFTLPMFDLQIPTELPGVDTHILDPRNTYGSPEQWQEKADTLATLFIENFEKYTDTPAGEALISAGPKL; from the coding sequence ATGCGCGTTAAAGGTTTAACCCCGCAGGATCTCAAGGCTTATGGAATCAACGACGTTCATGATATCGTTTACAATCCCGACTACGATACGTTGTATCAGGAAGAGCTCAATCCCAACCTGGAAGGTTACGAGCGTGGAGTGTTAACGAATCTTGGTGCTATCGCCGTCGACACGGGTATTTTTACCGGCCGTTCGCCGAAAGATAAGTATATTGTTCGTGATGAAACCACCCGCGATACCGTCTGGTGGTCCGACAAAGGCAAAGGAAAAAACGACAACAAACCGCTCTCCCCTGAAACGTGGAAGCACCTGAAAGGTCTGGTTACTCATCAGCTTTCCGGTAAGCGTTTGTTCGTGGTTGATGCTTATTGTGGTGCGAATGAAGACACCCGTCTTTCGGTTCGCTTTATCACTGAAGTGGCCTGGCAGGCTCACTTTGTGAAGAACATGTTCATCCGCCCCACCGATGACGATCTGGCGACGTTCAAGCCTGACTTTATCGTCATGAACGGTGCGAAATGCACCAACCCGCAGTGGAAAGAGCAGGGCCTCAATTCTGAAAACTTCGTTGCCTTCAACCTGACCGAGCGCATTCAGCTCATCGGGGGAACCTGGTACGGCGGCGAAATGAAGAAAGGCATGTTCTCTATTATGAACTACCTGCTGCCGCTGAAGGGCATTGCTTCCATGCACTGCTCTGCCAACGTGGGCGAAAAAGGCGATGTTGCGGTCTTCTTCGGCCTGTCCGGCACCGGCAAAACCACGCTTTCCACCGATCCGAAACGCCGTCTGATTGGCGATGACGAACACGGCTGGGATGACGACGGGGTCTTCAACTTTGAGGGCGGTTGCTACGCTAAAACCATTCGTCTTTCCGAAGAGGCCGAGCCTGATATTTTCCACGCCATCCGTCGCGATGCGCTGCTGGAAAACGTCACCGTTCTTGCGGATGGCGCTATCGATTTTGACGATGCATCCAAAACCGAGAACACCCGTGTCTCGTATCCGATTTACCACATTGAGAACATCGTCAAGCCAGTGTCAAAAGCCGGTCACGCGACTAAAGTGATCTTCCTGACGGCGGATGCGTTCGGTGTGCTGCCGCCGGTCTCTCGTCTGACCGACGACCAGACCCAGTACCACTTCCTCTCCGGCTTTACCGCGAAACTGGCGGGTACCGAGCGTGGTGTGACTGAGCCGACGCCAACCTTCTCTGCCTGCTTCGGCGCAGCGTTCCTGTCGCTGCACCCGACGCAGTACGCAGAAGTGCTGGTGAAACGCATGAAGGCTTCCGGTGCGAAGGCTTATCTGGTGAATACCGGCTGGAACGGTACTGGCAAACGTATCTCCATTAAAGATACGCGTGCGATTATCGATGCAATTCTGGACGGTTCTCTCGACAACGCAGAAACCTTTACGCTGCCGATGTTTGACCTGCAGATCCCAACCGAGCTGCCGGGTGTGGATACCCATATCCTCGATCCGCGCAACACCTACGGTTCACCGGAGCAGTGGCAGGAAAAAGCAGACACGCTGGCGACGCTGTTTATTGAGAACTTCGAGAAATATACTGATACCCCAGCAGGCGAAGCACTGATCAGTGCCGGGCCGAAACTGTAA